The Cryptococcus decagattii chromosome 1, complete sequence genome includes a region encoding these proteins:
- a CDS encoding pyruvate dehydrogenase complex dihydrolipoamide acetyltransferase encodes MLSFAQVAKRSAAVGFRRQAVASRTLRTSAPSNALSKFAMPAMSPTMTEGGIAQWKKKEGESFSAGDVLIEIETDKATIDVEAQDDGVMAKIIAQDGAKNIAVGTPIAILAEEGDDLSQADALAAESQSESASQKESAPKEEKPVSKEKSEPSTTPAVGTPGEQKFGSGDAQTSPAKAPEHPSKGDRPKFFASPLARKIALENGVPLAEIKGTGPNGRIIEADVKNYKPSAAASTSAVGKPAAVPADYEDIPTSNMRRTIGKRLTESKQQLPHYYVTVEVNMDRVLKLREVFNKAGDGKTKLSVNDFIVKAASLALADVPEANSAWLGETIRMHKKADICVAVATPTGLITPIIKDVGAKGLATISAETKALASRARDGKLKPEEYQGGTFTISNLGMFGVDQFTAIINPPQSCILAVGKTSTKLELAPEDPKGFKAVQVMKVTLSADHRTVDGAIGARWLKAFREYMEQPLTFML; translated from the exons ATGTTGTCCTTTGCACAGGTGGCCAAACGCTCCGCAGCGGTCGGTTTTAGGAGGCAGGCTGTGGCCTCAAGGA CTCTTCGTACTTCTGCGCCATCTAACGCTCTCAGCAAGTTCGCCATGCCTGCCATGTCTCCTACTATGACTGAAGGCGGTATTGCCcagtggaagaagaaggaaggagaaagtTTCTCTGCTGGTGATGTACTTATTGAAATTGAGACGGACAAGGCCACCATCGATGTTGAGGCTCAGGACGATGGTGTTATGGCCAAGATTATT GCTCAAGATGGTGCTAAGAACATCGCCGTTGGCACCCCTATTGCTATTCTTGCTGAGGAGGGTGATGACCTCTCTCAAGCCGACGCCCTCGCCGCCGAGTCCCAGTCTGAGTCTGCTTCTCAGAAGGAGTCGGCACccaaggaggagaagcCTGTTTCCAAGGAGAAGTCTGAGCCTTCAACAACTCCTGCTGTTGGTACCCCTGGTGAACAGAAGTTTGGCTCTGGTGACGCCCAAACATCCCCTGCCAAGGCTCCCGAGCACCCTAGTAAGGGCGACAGGCCCAAGTTCTTCGCTAGCCCTCTTGCTAGGAAGATCGCATTGGAGAATGGTGTCCCCTTGGCTGAGATCAAGGGTACTGGACCCAATGGCAGGATCATTGAG GCCGATGTCAAGAACTACAAGCCTTCTGCCGCCGCTTCCACTTCCGCTGTGGGTAAGCCCGCTGCTGTGCCTGCCGATTACGAGGATATCCCAACCTCCAACATGCGCAGAACCATTGGCAAGCGATTGACTGAAAGCAAGCAACAATTGCCTCACTACTATGTGACTGTGGAGGTCAACATGG ACCGAGTATTGAAGCTTAGGGAAGTATTCAACAAGGCTGGTGACGGCAAGACTAAGCTGTCTGTCAATGACTTCA TCGTCAAGGCTGCTTCTTTGGCTCTCGCTGACGTCCCCGAGGCCAACTCTGCTTGGCTTGGCGAGACTATCCGCATGCACAAGAAAGCCGACATCTGTGTCGCTGTTGCTACCCCTACCGGTCTCATTACCCCCATCATCAAAGACGTCGGTGCCAAGGGTCTTGCAACTATTTCCGCCGAGACCAAGGCTCTTGCCTCCCGTGCCCGTGACGGAAAGCTTAAGCCGGAAGAGTACCAAGGCGGCACTTTCACCATTTCCAACCTCGGCATGTTCGGTGTCGACCAATTTACTGCTATCATTAACCCCCCTCAATCTTGTATCCTCGCTGTTGGCAAAACCTCGACCAAACTCGAGCTTGCTCCTGAGGACCCCAAGGGCTTCAAGGCTGTTCAGGTTATGAAGGTGACTTTGAGCGCTGACCACAGGACTGTGGATGGCGCGATTGGAGCGAGGTGGTTGAAGGCTTTCAGGGAATACATGGAACAACCCCTTACTTTTATGCTTTAG